A single genomic interval of Takifugu flavidus isolate HTHZ2018 chromosome 19, ASM371156v2, whole genome shotgun sequence harbors:
- the LOC130516110 gene encoding nuclear receptor coactivator 7 isoform X2 produces MEKRDRKPGYFARLKRRKQLKPSQSEKNANEQKPAIISCPDVPKGNDGSNKTEVQRITSTLPAGSDSGCKNKKREKRRPPGTVEFIVGANDSLNSIALNFNITPNKLVQLNKLFSRSVYPGQKLFVPDSNPLEQDQNPSLPNGSADNASRDESSNCTSIRRVLSSNSEDESPATVKFIKMSCKYFTDGMGVVGGVLIVTPNNIMFDPHKSDPLVIENGCEEYGLICPMEEVMSVALYDDVSRMKLKDALPSDLPQDFCPVYRPGEWEQLPSERDLNPFSRYEALDPKRPIVLDDFGSGKANTEEEQAEKSPSDEGFTELEPTVNGSTVDTEGLSSITAKSQQEVGPCQSEDENKSNLDSNKEKLDEDEDEGVAQTSSIEDGESLQSALEAEKLTDKPTKQELMETRDIENEGTEEQLNRTSTGPVDLNRQLSLSQGSEVLETSSMKTQSPDRPTSGSLEMDRHRESYEAEMKSWLLQRMQAPIEDMLFSSEERSKNPPMFLCFKVGKPMRKSFTSGLTSSPIHTFGGRGKQPEYWFAVPQERVDHLYSFFVQWSPDVYGKEAREQGFVVVEKDELDMIDNFFGDPASCSWEIITIDEAKRRQSFGSCDCDLSAEALPMLSDTSDLLQDTDIEKLSCRLPARVQGYPWRLAYSTVKHGTSLKTLYRSLVDVDSPVLLVIKDADNRIFGAFSTHPFRVSEHFYGTGETFLYSFCPEIKVYRWTGENSYFVKGNTDSLQMGGGGGQLGLWLDAELYRGTTTKCATFNNQPLSSQQDFNIHSVEVWTFE; encoded by the exons ATGGAAAAAAGGGACAGGAAGCCGGGATATTTCGCAAG GCTGAAGAGGCGGAAGCAGCTGAAGCCCAGCCAGTCGGAGAAGAACGCGAACGAGCAGAAGCCGGCAATTATCTCCTGTCCAGACGTCCCCAAGGGCAACGATGGCAGCAACAAAACCGAAGTACAGAGAATCACATCGACGTTACCTGCAGGCTCAG ATAGCggctgtaaaaataaaaagagggagaagaggaggccgCCGGGGACCGTGGAGTTCATC GTGGGGGCCAACGACTCCCTCAACAGCATCGCGCTCAACTTCAACATCACTCCGAACAAACTGGTCCAGCTGAACAAGCTCTTTTCTCGCAGCGTTTATCCCGGCCAG AAGCTGTTTGTTCCTGACAGTAACCcgctggagcaggaccagaatccctccctccccaatGGCTCGGCAGACAACGCCTCACGC GATGAAAGCTCAAACTGCACGTCCATCCGCCGCGTGCTGTCCTCCAACTCGGAGGACGAGAGCCCCGCCACGGTTAAATTCATCAAGATGAGCTGCAAGTATTTCACCGATGGCATG GGAGTGGTGGGAGGCGTTCTTATCGTGACCCCCAACAACATCATGTTTGACCCCCACAAGTCAGACCCGCTGGTGATCGAGAACGGGTGCGAGGAGTACGGCCTGATCTGCCCCATGGAGGAGGTCATGTCCGTGGCGCTCTATGACGACGTCTCCCGGATGAAGCTCAAAGACGCTCTTCCGTC AGACCTACCCCAGGATTTTTGTCCTGTGTACAGGCCTGGTGAGTGGGAGCAGCTACCATCAGAGCGGGACCTCAACCCCTTCAGCCGCTACGAAGCTCTCGATCCCAAGCGGCCCATCGTCTTGGATGATTTCGGAAGCGGTAAAG caaacacagaggaggagcaggcagagaagTCTCCATCAGATGAAGGCTTTACAGAGCTGGAGCCTACAGTTAATGGGAGCACAGTGGACACGGAGGGCCTGTCCTCCATAACCGCCAagagccaacaggaagtgggaccCTGCCAGTCTGAAGACGAGAACAAGTCCAACCTTGATTCAAATAAAGAGAAgctggatgaggatgaggatgaaggcgTAGCTCAAACTAGCTCCATAGAGGATGGGGAGTCCCTGCAGTCTGCTTTAGAGGCTGAAAAACTGACGGATAAACCCACCAAACAGGAGCTAATGGAAACCAGAGACATTGAAAATGAAGGCACTGAAGAGCAGCTCAACAGAACAAGCACCGGTCCAGTGGACCTAAACAGACAGCTGAGTCTCTCGCAGGGTTCTGAGGTTCTGGAGACGTCTAGCATGAAGACACAAAGTCCTGACAGACCTACCTCTGGAAGTCTGGAGATGGACAGGCACAGGGAAAGCTACGAGGCAGAGATGAAATcgtggctgctgcagaggatgCAGGCGCCTATAGAAG ATATGCTCTTCTCATCGGAGGAGAGGAGTAAAAACCCACCCATGTTCCTGTGTTTCAAAGTGGGGAAACCCATGAGGAAGTCCTTCACCTCTGGCCTGACCTCCAGCCCCATCCATACATTCGGAGGGCGGGGCAAACAGCCAGAGTATTGGTTTGCTGTCCCACAAGAGAG AGTGGACCATCTGTACTCATTTTTCGTCCAGTGGTCTCCAGATGTGTATGGAAAGGAGGCTCGGGAACAGGGATTTGTTGTTGTGGAGAAAGACGAGCTAGACATGATCGACAACTTCTTCGGCGATCCTGCCTCTTGTAGCTGGGAG ATCATCACCATTGACGAGGCCAAGCGCCGGCAGAGTTTCGGCAGCTGCGACTGTGACTTGTCCGCGGAGGCTCTGCCGATGCTCAGCGACACCAGCgacctgctgcaggacaccGACATCGAGAAG CTCTCCTGTCGCCTGCCGGCCCGCGTGCAGGGGTACCCGTGGAGGCTGGCCTACAGCACTGTGAAACATGGGACCAGCCTGAAGACCCTGTACAGAAGTTTGGTAGACGTGGACAGTCCTGTGCTGCTGGTCATCAAAGACGCAGATAATCGG ATATTTGGGGCCTTCTCCACTCATCCCTTCAGAGTGAGCGAACACTTCTACGGGACAGGCGAGACGTTCCTCTACAGCTTTTGTCCTGAGATCAAG GTGTACCGCTGGACGGGGGAGAATTCTTACTTCGTTAAGGGAAATACCGACTCTCTccagatgggaggaggagg CGGTCAGCTGGGCCTGTGGCTGGATGCTGAACTGTACCGAGGAACCACCACCAAATGCGCCACCTTTAACAACCAACCACTGTCCTCCCAGCAGGACTTCAATATCCACAGCGTGGAGGTTTGGACCTTCGAGTAG
- the LOC130516110 gene encoding nuclear receptor coactivator 7 isoform X1 — protein sequence MYHRCSLWRVAPTMLKRRKQLKPSQSEKNANEQKPAIISCPDVPKGNDGSNKTEVQRITSTLPAGSDSGCKNKKREKRRPPGTVEFIVGANDSLNSIALNFNITPNKLVQLNKLFSRSVYPGQKLFVPDSNPLEQDQNPSLPNGSADNASRDESSNCTSIRRVLSSNSEDESPATVKFIKMSCKYFTDGMGVVGGVLIVTPNNIMFDPHKSDPLVIENGCEEYGLICPMEEVMSVALYDDVSRMKLKDALPSDLPQDFCPVYRPGEWEQLPSERDLNPFSRYEALDPKRPIVLDDFGSGKANTEEEQAEKSPSDEGFTELEPTVNGSTVDTEGLSSITAKSQQEVGPCQSEDENKSNLDSNKEKLDEDEDEGVAQTSSIEDGESLQSALEAEKLTDKPTKQELMETRDIENEGTEEQLNRTSTGPVDLNRQLSLSQGSEVLETSSMKTQSPDRPTSGSLEMDRHRESYEAEMKSWLLQRMQAPIEDMLFSSEERSKNPPMFLCFKVGKPMRKSFTSGLTSSPIHTFGGRGKQPEYWFAVPQERVDHLYSFFVQWSPDVYGKEAREQGFVVVEKDELDMIDNFFGDPASCSWEIITIDEAKRRQSFGSCDCDLSAEALPMLSDTSDLLQDTDIEKLSCRLPARVQGYPWRLAYSTVKHGTSLKTLYRSLVDVDSPVLLVIKDADNRIFGAFSTHPFRVSEHFYGTGETFLYSFCPEIKVYRWTGENSYFVKGNTDSLQMGGGGGQLGLWLDAELYRGTTTKCATFNNQPLSSQQDFNIHSVEVWTFE from the exons ATGTATCataggtgttcgttatggagaGTGGCACCAACAAT GCTGAAGAGGCGGAAGCAGCTGAAGCCCAGCCAGTCGGAGAAGAACGCGAACGAGCAGAAGCCGGCAATTATCTCCTGTCCAGACGTCCCCAAGGGCAACGATGGCAGCAACAAAACCGAAGTACAGAGAATCACATCGACGTTACCTGCAGGCTCAG ATAGCggctgtaaaaataaaaagagggagaagaggaggccgCCGGGGACCGTGGAGTTCATC GTGGGGGCCAACGACTCCCTCAACAGCATCGCGCTCAACTTCAACATCACTCCGAACAAACTGGTCCAGCTGAACAAGCTCTTTTCTCGCAGCGTTTATCCCGGCCAG AAGCTGTTTGTTCCTGACAGTAACCcgctggagcaggaccagaatccctccctccccaatGGCTCGGCAGACAACGCCTCACGC GATGAAAGCTCAAACTGCACGTCCATCCGCCGCGTGCTGTCCTCCAACTCGGAGGACGAGAGCCCCGCCACGGTTAAATTCATCAAGATGAGCTGCAAGTATTTCACCGATGGCATG GGAGTGGTGGGAGGCGTTCTTATCGTGACCCCCAACAACATCATGTTTGACCCCCACAAGTCAGACCCGCTGGTGATCGAGAACGGGTGCGAGGAGTACGGCCTGATCTGCCCCATGGAGGAGGTCATGTCCGTGGCGCTCTATGACGACGTCTCCCGGATGAAGCTCAAAGACGCTCTTCCGTC AGACCTACCCCAGGATTTTTGTCCTGTGTACAGGCCTGGTGAGTGGGAGCAGCTACCATCAGAGCGGGACCTCAACCCCTTCAGCCGCTACGAAGCTCTCGATCCCAAGCGGCCCATCGTCTTGGATGATTTCGGAAGCGGTAAAG caaacacagaggaggagcaggcagagaagTCTCCATCAGATGAAGGCTTTACAGAGCTGGAGCCTACAGTTAATGGGAGCACAGTGGACACGGAGGGCCTGTCCTCCATAACCGCCAagagccaacaggaagtgggaccCTGCCAGTCTGAAGACGAGAACAAGTCCAACCTTGATTCAAATAAAGAGAAgctggatgaggatgaggatgaaggcgTAGCTCAAACTAGCTCCATAGAGGATGGGGAGTCCCTGCAGTCTGCTTTAGAGGCTGAAAAACTGACGGATAAACCCACCAAACAGGAGCTAATGGAAACCAGAGACATTGAAAATGAAGGCACTGAAGAGCAGCTCAACAGAACAAGCACCGGTCCAGTGGACCTAAACAGACAGCTGAGTCTCTCGCAGGGTTCTGAGGTTCTGGAGACGTCTAGCATGAAGACACAAAGTCCTGACAGACCTACCTCTGGAAGTCTGGAGATGGACAGGCACAGGGAAAGCTACGAGGCAGAGATGAAATcgtggctgctgcagaggatgCAGGCGCCTATAGAAG ATATGCTCTTCTCATCGGAGGAGAGGAGTAAAAACCCACCCATGTTCCTGTGTTTCAAAGTGGGGAAACCCATGAGGAAGTCCTTCACCTCTGGCCTGACCTCCAGCCCCATCCATACATTCGGAGGGCGGGGCAAACAGCCAGAGTATTGGTTTGCTGTCCCACAAGAGAG AGTGGACCATCTGTACTCATTTTTCGTCCAGTGGTCTCCAGATGTGTATGGAAAGGAGGCTCGGGAACAGGGATTTGTTGTTGTGGAGAAAGACGAGCTAGACATGATCGACAACTTCTTCGGCGATCCTGCCTCTTGTAGCTGGGAG ATCATCACCATTGACGAGGCCAAGCGCCGGCAGAGTTTCGGCAGCTGCGACTGTGACTTGTCCGCGGAGGCTCTGCCGATGCTCAGCGACACCAGCgacctgctgcaggacaccGACATCGAGAAG CTCTCCTGTCGCCTGCCGGCCCGCGTGCAGGGGTACCCGTGGAGGCTGGCCTACAGCACTGTGAAACATGGGACCAGCCTGAAGACCCTGTACAGAAGTTTGGTAGACGTGGACAGTCCTGTGCTGCTGGTCATCAAAGACGCAGATAATCGG ATATTTGGGGCCTTCTCCACTCATCCCTTCAGAGTGAGCGAACACTTCTACGGGACAGGCGAGACGTTCCTCTACAGCTTTTGTCCTGAGATCAAG GTGTACCGCTGGACGGGGGAGAATTCTTACTTCGTTAAGGGAAATACCGACTCTCTccagatgggaggaggagg CGGTCAGCTGGGCCTGTGGCTGGATGCTGAACTGTACCGAGGAACCACCACCAAATGCGCCACCTTTAACAACCAACCACTGTCCTCCCAGCAGGACTTCAATATCCACAGCGTGGAGGTTTGGACCTTCGAGTAG
- the LOC130516443 gene encoding adenosine 5'-monophosphoramidase HINT3-like: MKEEASESLETCTFCLIANGADKEATILKKNKELVVFKDIYPAAPHHYLVVPIQHLTSFHSLQRRHVDLVERMAEMGKAVLHDQGITDMSDIRLGFHQPPYTSVDHLHLHVLAPARQISQFSAFKFIPESYR, from the exons atgaaagAAGAGGCTTCCGAGTCTTTAGAAACTTGTACTTTCTGCTTAATAGCAAATGGCGCAGACAAAGAAGCGACGATCCTGAAGAAG AATAAAGAGCTGGTGGTCTTTAAAGACATTTACCCTGCTGCCCCTCACCATTACCTGGTTGTGCCCATACAGCACCTAACGAGCTTCCACTCCCTGCAGAGGAGACACGTCGACCTCG TTGAACGGATGGCTGAGATGGGGAAAGCTGTATTACACGACCAAGGGATCACTGATATGAGCGACATAAG GCTGGGCTTCCACCAGCCTCCCTACACCTCGGTCGATCATCTCCATCTCCACGTTCTTGCCCCTGCCAGACAAATCTCACAGTTCTCGGCCTTTAAGTTCATTCCAGAAAGTTACCG GTAG